In a single window of the Agrobacterium fabrum str. C58 genome:
- a CDS encoding DUF523 domain-containing protein, protein MTHTPPKILISACLLGQPVRYDGKGKPLPHPAIERWRKEGRLVTICPEMAGGMPVPRPPAEIEKGASGLDVLEGRARVLEVSGGDVTAEFIAGAEKALALAEANGCTHALLIDGSPSCGSVAIYDGSFSGIKHAGNGVTAALLEKAGIAVFSPADIDRLDALTS, encoded by the coding sequence ATGACCCACACACCTCCCAAAATCCTCATCAGCGCCTGCCTCCTCGGCCAGCCCGTCCGCTATGACGGCAAAGGCAAACCTCTACCCCACCCGGCAATCGAACGCTGGCGGAAGGAGGGCAGGCTGGTGACTATCTGTCCGGAAATGGCGGGCGGCATGCCCGTGCCGCGCCCGCCGGCGGAAATCGAGAAGGGGGCCTCCGGTCTCGATGTGCTGGAAGGCCGCGCCCGGGTGCTGGAAGTGAGCGGCGGCGATGTCACGGCGGAATTTATTGCCGGTGCGGAAAAGGCGCTGGCCCTTGCTGAGGCCAATGGCTGCACCCACGCGCTGCTGATCGACGGCAGTCCGTCCTGCGGATCGGTTGCGATTTACGATGGCTCGTTCTCCGGCATCAAACACGCAGGCAATGGCGTGACGGCGGCGCTGCTCGAAAAAGCCGGTATTGCGGTCTTTTCCCCGGCCGATATCGATCGGCTCGATGCGCTAACCAGTTGA
- a CDS encoding methyl-accepting chemotaxis protein, with amino-acid sequence MKNLSISRQLIVLVVALMAAFGAATFYQLKSATDAIYEERYGMLRTQVQSAISILQSFHDKEKAGTLSRDEAMKQAYATVSAMRFTPDGYLFGYDYDVTMKFHPDTKRVGENYKGKPDSKGFAYRDELVRLGRNGGGQTDFYGPKPGMEGNDYAKSSYALAFEPWQVVVVTGVYIDDLNAQVRGEVMKALSIGALIFVLALAAAFYVIRGISKPLGDIHRALGEVANENVSLAIPHTGLTNEVGMMAKATASLQDKVRERHAMQRREEEQQQQLDAERQNNLDMQRDEAALQARVVATIGEALEKLAGGDLTVRCGDLGNRYAALRDNFNEALTHLDAAMAKVNTKSIDIGGSKDEIRKASNELSQRTERQAANLEETSAALDELTVAVRQTAEGAADAAKRVTTVSSEATRSDRVVEEAITAMSGIEQSSDQISNIIGVIDVIAFQTNLLALNAGVEAARAGEAGKGFAVVAQEVRELAQKSAAAAKEIKDQIARSSAQVENGVRLVGEAGDALKRISDQIKSANEIVSKIAHSAAEQDTTLRSISTSLNQLDVATQHNAAMAEETTASAEALAVDTEELLNLIRGFRVSSGHQLHGMAREMRMAG; translated from the coding sequence ATGAAGAACCTTTCCATTTCCCGTCAACTGATCGTTCTCGTGGTGGCCCTGATGGCCGCCTTCGGCGCGGCGACCTTCTACCAGCTGAAATCCGCCACCGATGCGATCTATGAGGAACGCTACGGCATGCTGCGGACGCAGGTGCAATCCGCAATCTCCATCCTGCAATCCTTCCATGACAAGGAAAAGGCCGGGACGCTTTCGCGCGACGAGGCCATGAAACAGGCTTACGCGACCGTCAGCGCCATGCGCTTCACTCCCGATGGCTATCTTTTCGGTTACGACTACGACGTGACGATGAAATTCCATCCCGATACAAAACGGGTCGGGGAAAACTACAAGGGTAAGCCCGACAGCAAGGGCTTTGCCTATCGTGACGAACTGGTGCGGCTTGGTCGCAATGGCGGCGGGCAGACGGATTTCTACGGTCCGAAGCCTGGCATGGAAGGCAATGATTACGCCAAGAGCTCCTACGCGCTGGCCTTCGAGCCCTGGCAGGTGGTGGTCGTGACCGGCGTTTACATCGACGATCTGAATGCGCAGGTTCGTGGTGAGGTGATGAAAGCGCTGTCCATTGGCGCGCTCATCTTCGTGCTGGCGCTTGCCGCCGCCTTCTACGTCATCCGCGGCATTTCGAAACCGCTCGGCGACATTCACCGCGCGCTCGGCGAAGTGGCCAATGAGAACGTTTCGCTCGCCATTCCCCACACCGGCCTGACCAACGAAGTGGGCATGATGGCCAAGGCCACCGCCTCGCTGCAGGACAAGGTGCGCGAGCGCCATGCCATGCAGCGCCGTGAGGAAGAGCAGCAGCAGCAGCTCGATGCCGAGCGCCAGAACAATCTCGACATGCAGCGCGACGAGGCCGCATTGCAGGCGCGGGTCGTCGCCACGATCGGCGAAGCGCTGGAGAAGCTGGCCGGTGGTGATCTGACCGTGCGCTGCGGCGATCTCGGCAACCGTTATGCGGCGCTGCGCGACAATTTCAACGAGGCTCTGACGCATCTCGATGCCGCCATGGCCAAGGTGAACACCAAGAGCATCGATATTGGCGGCTCGAAGGACGAAATCCGCAAGGCTTCGAACGAGCTTTCGCAGCGCACCGAACGGCAGGCCGCAAATCTGGAGGAAACCTCCGCGGCTCTCGATGAACTGACGGTTGCGGTGCGCCAGACGGCGGAAGGTGCAGCTGACGCCGCCAAGCGCGTCACCACCGTCAGCTCGGAAGCGACGCGCAGCGACCGGGTGGTGGAAGAGGCGATCACGGCGATGAGCGGTATCGAACAATCCTCCGACCAGATTTCCAACATTATCGGCGTGATCGACGTCATCGCCTTCCAGACCAACCTTCTGGCGCTGAATGCCGGCGTGGAAGCAGCCCGTGCGGGCGAAGCCGGCAAGGGTTTTGCCGTGGTGGCGCAGGAAGTGCGCGAACTGGCGCAGAAATCCGCCGCCGCCGCCAAGGAGATCAAGGACCAGATCGCCCGCTCTTCGGCCCAGGTGGAAAACGGCGTGCGCCTTGTCGGCGAGGCTGGCGACGCGCTGAAACGCATCTCGGACCAGATCAAATCCGCCAACGAGATCGTCAGCAAGATCGCCCATTCGGCCGCCGAACAGGATACGACCCTGCGTTCGATCTCCACGTCGCTGAACCAACTCGATGTCGCCACCCAGCACAATGCGGCGATGGCGGAAGAGACCACGGCTTCGGCGGAAGCGCTGGCGGTGGATACTGAAGAGCTGCTGAACCTCATCCGCGGCTTCCGCGTCTCCTCCGGCCATCAGCTGCACGGCATGGCGCGCGAGATGCGCATGGCGGGGTGA
- a CDS encoding plant virulence effector HPE1-like domain-containing protein yields the protein MQRLFLTAIVVLTSGSAMASSIEYINDVQVTNGSFVRLNCAGCQPLKNKPAAQGYAVPSIEPGTQHTEMHEVDGKRTLVRTEAWLGGAPVTFVSTNPAWMTDPSGTVIATYDDAAPEAHPAETASTPAGIDVTATTAAVNAISSDNASKPANASVIDTPQFPDFQLRGN from the coding sequence ATGCAGCGTCTTTTTCTGACAGCGATTGTCGTGCTGACCAGCGGGTCGGCGATGGCGTCCTCCATCGAATATATCAATGACGTGCAAGTCACCAATGGCAGCTTCGTTCGCCTGAATTGCGCCGGCTGCCAGCCGCTGAAAAACAAACCCGCGGCGCAGGGTTATGCCGTTCCATCCATCGAGCCAGGCACGCAGCACACTGAAATGCACGAGGTCGATGGCAAACGCACGCTGGTGCGCACCGAAGCCTGGCTTGGCGGTGCGCCGGTCACCTTCGTCAGCACCAATCCCGCATGGATGACGGACCCCTCCGGCACCGTCATCGCAACCTATGACGACGCGGCACCCGAGGCACATCCCGCTGAAACGGCGTCAACGCCGGCCGGCATCGACGTGACGGCGACCACGGCAGCCGTCAACGCAATCTCCAGCGACAATGCATCCAAGCCGGCCAACGCCTCGGTGATCGACACGCCCCAGTTCCCGGATTTCCAGTTGCGCGGCAACTGA
- the purD gene encoding phosphoribosylamine--glycine ligase, translated as MKVLLIGSGGREHALAWKIAQSPLIDALYAAPGNPGIADHATLVSLDVEDHAAVIAFAKEKAIDFVVIGPEAPLVAGLADDLRAAGIATFGPSKAAAQLEGSKGFTKDLCARYDIPTGAYERFKAAEPAKDYVRAQGAPIVIKADGLAAGKGVTVAMTEAEALAAIDDCFDGAFGTAGTEVVVEAFLDGEEASFFCLSDGKTALALATAQDHKRVGDGDTGPNTGGMGAYSPAPVMTPAMVERTMKEIIEPTISGMAKDGNPFSGVFFAGLMITAKGPELIEYNVRFGDPECQVLMMRLKSDLLPILYATATGTLDKVQAEWRDDAALTVVLASKGYPGAYDKNTPIAHIPEASEEAKVFHAGTALKDGKLVATGGRVLNVTAFGRNVTEAQARAYALADKVEWENGFCRRDIGWQAIAREKA; from the coding sequence ATGAAAGTTCTGTTGATCGGTTCCGGCGGACGCGAACATGCGCTGGCGTGGAAAATCGCCCAGTCTCCCCTCATCGACGCGCTTTATGCCGCACCCGGCAATCCCGGCATCGCCGACCATGCGACACTCGTTTCGCTCGACGTGGAAGACCACGCCGCCGTCATCGCTTTCGCGAAGGAAAAAGCAATCGACTTCGTCGTCATCGGCCCGGAAGCACCGCTGGTCGCGGGTTTGGCGGACGATCTGCGCGCCGCCGGCATCGCCACTTTCGGACCTTCGAAGGCCGCCGCCCAGCTTGAGGGTTCCAAGGGCTTCACGAAGGACCTTTGCGCCCGTTACGATATTCCGACCGGGGCTTATGAGCGTTTCAAGGCGGCCGAACCTGCCAAGGACTATGTCCGTGCACAGGGCGCGCCGATCGTTATCAAGGCGGATGGGCTTGCCGCCGGCAAGGGCGTGACCGTGGCCATGACCGAAGCCGAAGCGCTTGCCGCCATAGATGACTGTTTCGACGGTGCTTTCGGCACGGCCGGCACTGAGGTGGTGGTGGAAGCCTTCCTCGACGGCGAGGAAGCGAGCTTCTTCTGCCTTTCGGATGGTAAAACGGCGCTGGCGCTCGCCACCGCGCAGGATCACAAGCGTGTCGGCGATGGCGATACCGGCCCGAATACCGGCGGCATGGGTGCTTACTCTCCCGCCCCTGTCATGACACCAGCCATGGTGGAGCGCACCATGAAGGAGATCATCGAGCCGACGATCTCAGGCATGGCCAAGGATGGGAATCCTTTCTCCGGCGTATTCTTCGCCGGCCTGATGATTACCGCCAAGGGTCCGGAACTGATCGAATACAATGTTCGCTTCGGCGATCCCGAATGCCAGGTGCTGATGATGCGCCTCAAGAGTGACCTTTTGCCGATCCTCTACGCCACGGCCACCGGAACGCTGGACAAGGTGCAGGCGGAATGGCGCGACGATGCGGCGCTGACCGTGGTTCTCGCTTCCAAGGGTTATCCCGGCGCTTATGACAAGAACACGCCGATTGCCCATATTCCCGAGGCCAGCGAAGAAGCCAAGGTGTTCCATGCCGGGACTGCGCTGAAGGATGGCAAACTCGTTGCGACCGGCGGCCGTGTGCTCAATGTCACCGCCTTTGGCAGAAACGTGACGGAAGCGCAGGCGCGCGCCTATGCGCTGGCCGACAAGGTTGAATGGGAAAACGGCTTCTGCCGCCGCGATATCGGCTGGCAGGCCATTGCCCGCGAAAAGGCCTGA
- a CDS encoding Tex family protein, whose translation MTADNARLASLIASEINARPDQVKAAVALLDEGATVPFIARYRKEVTGGLDDTQLRTLAERLVYLRELNARRASIVDSITGQGKMTDELMVKIMQAGTKAELEDLYLPYKPKRRTRAEIARERGLGPLAEAIWENRAADPAKLAEAYVKGEVADVKAALEGARDIVAETMTENADLLGRLRDYMRRNATFRAKVVDGKQATGEKFSDYFDHSERWATVPGHRALAMLRGWNEEVLTLTIDVDADDPSPVKPSQRTIAAAFDIRSAGPADQWLMEVAGWTWRVKLSMSLSLDLMRELRERAEEEAINVFARNLKDLLLAAPAGSRATMGLDPGIRTGVKVAIVDGTGKLLDTSTVYPFPPKNDVRGTQAELASLIRKHNVELIAIGNGTGSRETEKLVADLLAQLPASASGAKPTKVIVSEAGASVYSASERAAAEFPNLDVSLRGAVSIARRLQDPLAELVKIEPKSIGVGQYQHDVDQGRLSRSLDAVVEDAVNAVGVDLNTASSPLLARVSGLGSSIADAIVAHRDQTGPFASRKELLKVPRLGQRTFEQCAGFLRIPNGKEPLDSSSVHPEAYGVAKKIVAACGRDLRSLMGDSAALKALDPKRFIDEQFGLPTVKDIIAELEKPGRDPRPSFKTATFADGVDEITDLKPGMLLEGTVTNVAAFGAFVDIGVHQDGLVHVSQLADRFVKDPHEVVKAGDVVKVRVVEVDVKRKRIGLTMRKDGGEAVPQPMREKNNAGAMRHATAKPKERNEGSQSGGALAAALAEAMKRR comes from the coding sequence ATGACCGCAGACAATGCCCGCCTCGCCTCGCTCATAGCCTCCGAAATCAATGCCCGCCCCGATCAGGTAAAGGCGGCGGTGGCCTTGCTGGACGAGGGCGCGACCGTGCCCTTCATCGCCCGCTACCGCAAGGAAGTGACCGGCGGTCTCGATGACACCCAGCTTCGAACGCTGGCGGAACGCCTCGTCTATCTGCGCGAACTCAATGCGCGCCGCGCCTCCATCGTCGATTCCATCACCGGCCAAGGCAAGATGACCGACGAGTTGATGGTCAAGATCATGCAGGCGGGCACCAAGGCTGAGCTGGAAGACCTCTATCTGCCCTATAAGCCGAAGCGCCGCACCCGCGCGGAAATCGCCCGCGAACGCGGTCTCGGCCCGCTCGCCGAAGCCATCTGGGAAAACCGCGCTGCCGATCCGGCGAAACTGGCGGAGGCCTATGTCAAGGGTGAGGTGGCCGATGTGAAGGCGGCGCTCGAGGGCGCGCGCGACATCGTTGCCGAGACCATGACGGAAAACGCCGATCTTCTCGGCCGCCTGCGTGATTACATGCGCCGGAACGCCACCTTTCGCGCCAAGGTCGTGGATGGCAAACAGGCGACGGGCGAGAAGTTTTCCGATTATTTCGACCATTCCGAGCGCTGGGCAACGGTGCCGGGCCACCGGGCGCTCGCCATGCTGCGCGGCTGGAACGAGGAAGTGCTGACATTGACGATCGATGTCGATGCGGATGATCCCTCGCCGGTGAAGCCGTCGCAGCGCACCATTGCTGCCGCTTTCGATATCCGCAGCGCCGGACCTGCCGATCAGTGGCTGATGGAGGTGGCGGGCTGGACCTGGCGCGTTAAGCTTTCCATGTCGCTGTCGCTCGATCTGATGCGCGAGTTGCGCGAGCGGGCGGAAGAAGAGGCGATCAATGTCTTTGCCCGCAATCTGAAGGATCTGCTGCTGGCCGCCCCCGCCGGATCCCGCGCCACCATGGGTCTCGACCCCGGCATCCGCACCGGCGTGAAGGTCGCGATCGTGGATGGTACCGGCAAGCTGCTGGATACCAGCACGGTCTATCCCTTCCCGCCCAAGAACGATGTTCGCGGCACGCAGGCCGAACTCGCCTCGCTGATCCGCAAACACAATGTCGAACTCATCGCCATCGGCAACGGCACGGGCAGCCGTGAAACCGAAAAGCTGGTGGCCGATCTTCTGGCCCAGCTGCCGGCTTCCGCTTCCGGCGCAAAGCCCACCAAGGTTATCGTCTCGGAAGCCGGCGCATCCGTCTATTCCGCTTCGGAACGGGCAGCAGCCGAATTCCCCAATCTCGATGTTTCCTTGCGCGGCGCCGTCTCCATCGCCCGGCGTCTTCAGGACCCGTTGGCGGAACTGGTGAAGATCGAGCCGAAATCCATCGGCGTCGGACAATATCAGCACGATGTCGATCAGGGCCGCCTCAGCCGCTCGCTTGATGCCGTGGTGGAAGATGCGGTGAATGCCGTCGGCGTCGATCTCAACACGGCATCGTCGCCGCTTCTGGCGAGGGTCTCCGGTCTTGGCAGCTCCATTGCCGATGCCATCGTTGCCCATCGTGACCAGACCGGCCCTTTCGCAAGCCGCAAGGAATTGCTGAAAGTGCCGCGGCTTGGCCAGCGCACCTTCGAACAATGCGCCGGCTTCCTGCGTATTCCGAACGGCAAGGAACCACTGGATTCCTCTTCGGTGCACCCGGAAGCCTATGGCGTTGCAAAGAAGATCGTGGCCGCCTGCGGCCGTGATCTGCGTTCGCTGATGGGGGATAGCGCCGCGCTGAAAGCGCTTGACCCCAAGCGCTTCATCGACGAGCAGTTCGGCCTGCCGACCGTCAAAGACATCATCGCCGAACTGGAAAAACCCGGTCGCGACCCGCGCCCGAGCTTCAAGACCGCGACCTTTGCAGATGGTGTGGATGAGATCACCGATCTGAAACCTGGCATGCTTCTGGAGGGCACCGTCACCAATGTCGCCGCTTTCGGCGCTTTCGTGGATATCGGCGTGCATCAGGATGGCCTCGTGCATGTCTCGCAGCTCGCCGACCGTTTCGTGAAGGACCCGCATGAGGTCGTCAAGGCGGGCGACGTCGTCAAGGTGCGAGTCGTGGAAGTGGATGTGAAGCGTAAGCGCATCGGGCTGACCATGCGTAAGGATGGCGGTGAGGCAGTGCCGCAGCCGATGCGTGAAAAGAACAATGCGGGCGCCATGCGCCACGCGACAGCCAAGCCGAAAGAACGCAACGAGGGGTCGCAATCCGGTGGTGCTCTCGCCGCCGCTTTGGCCGAAGCCATGAAGCGACGCTGA
- a CDS encoding SAM-dependent methyltransferase produces MASSLHVLLEKIIKIGDLTVNSPGGSRTFGDGTGKKVVLNFTDEAAMQEIAADPALKLAEMYMEGRAKVAKGDIYDFLALVKGNTLSEALSFGMIWRGMARIIAARIKMRLPVNHNKSNVAHHYDLSAKLFDLFLDEDWQYSCAYFNPPDIGLYEAQVAKKRHIAAKLMTEPGQSVLEIGSGWGGMAMYIAESAGADVTGITLSEEQLRVSRDRAAKRGLAGNVRFELQDYRYLPASKKYDRIVSVGMFEHVGPTHYRDYFDKVAEVLDDKGVMVLHSIGQPYPALATNPFIEKYIFPGGYIPSLAEVLPAIQKSGLLVKDIEILPMHYAHTLRHWRERFVARKAEAVALYDERFFRMWEFYLAGSEMAFTHENFHIFQIQLAKDRDAVPHNRDYIAQNEAKLLEFEKTRPPLEKVSF; encoded by the coding sequence ATGGCGTCGTCTCTGCATGTTCTTCTCGAAAAGATAATCAAGATCGGTGATCTCACCGTCAACAGCCCGGGCGGTAGCCGCACATTTGGCGACGGCACGGGAAAAAAAGTGGTTCTGAATTTTACTGACGAAGCCGCCATGCAGGAGATTGCCGCCGATCCGGCGCTCAAGCTCGCTGAAATGTACATGGAAGGCCGGGCGAAGGTCGCGAAAGGCGACATTTACGATTTCCTGGCGCTGGTGAAGGGCAATACGCTGAGCGAGGCGTTGTCCTTCGGCATGATCTGGCGTGGCATGGCCCGCATCATCGCCGCCCGCATCAAGATGCGTCTGCCGGTCAATCACAACAAGAGCAATGTCGCCCATCACTACGATCTGAGCGCCAAGCTGTTCGATCTCTTCCTCGACGAGGACTGGCAATATTCCTGTGCCTATTTCAATCCGCCTGATATCGGCCTCTATGAGGCGCAGGTTGCGAAAAAGCGGCACATTGCCGCCAAGCTGATGACCGAACCGGGCCAGAGCGTTCTGGAAATCGGCTCCGGCTGGGGTGGCATGGCGATGTATATCGCCGAAAGCGCCGGTGCTGATGTGACCGGCATCACGCTCAGCGAAGAACAGCTGCGCGTCTCGCGCGACCGCGCGGCAAAGCGTGGGCTTGCCGGCAATGTTCGCTTCGAATTGCAGGACTACCGTTACCTGCCGGCCTCGAAGAAATATGACCGCATCGTCTCCGTCGGCATGTTTGAACATGTCGGGCCGACCCATTATCGCGATTATTTCGACAAGGTAGCGGAGGTGCTGGACGACAAGGGCGTGATGGTGCTGCATTCCATCGGCCAACCCTATCCGGCGCTGGCGACCAACCCCTTCATCGAAAAATATATTTTCCCCGGCGGCTATATTCCTTCGCTCGCCGAGGTGCTGCCGGCGATCCAGAAGTCCGGGCTGCTGGTGAAGGATATCGAAATCCTGCCGATGCATTATGCGCATACGCTGCGGCATTGGCGGGAACGTTTCGTGGCGCGCAAGGCAGAGGCGGTCGCGCTTTACGACGAACGGTTCTTTCGCATGTGGGAGTTTTATCTGGCAGGCTCGGAAATGGCCTTCACCCACGAAAACTTCCATATTTTCCAGATTCAGCTCGCCAAGGACCGCGATGCCGTGCCGCATAATCGCGATTATATCGCGCAGAACGAGGCAAAGCTGCTGGAGTTCGAAAAGACGCGCCCGCCACTGGAGAAGGTTTCCTTCTGA
- a CDS encoding MipA/OmpV family protein: protein MFKPSAAVAACVLSLFAVGNAHAEGWFSGDWYLKLGGAGFTAPKYQGDNKNEFGFSPIISLGRQGQGARFTSRNDSASISLLDNGPISMGLAGKLVSPRDEGDSADLKGMTRIKRGGELGGFAEAYPTDWLRIRGEARQGIRSHSGVVADLNADVFTDIAPGIQVSVGPRATWVSSKYNERYYGVSAAQTAAGAPSPYSPGGGLHSAGVGAAITWKVTENAEVGSFAEYRRLMGDAADSSLVRERGSKNQFIVGVQASYKFNFSLP from the coding sequence ATGTTCAAGCCATCAGCGGCCGTTGCCGCCTGTGTCCTGTCGCTTTTTGCTGTGGGTAATGCCCATGCTGAAGGCTGGTTTTCCGGCGACTGGTATCTGAAGCTCGGCGGCGCGGGTTTCACCGCACCGAAATATCAGGGCGACAACAAGAATGAATTCGGCTTTTCGCCCATCATTTCGCTTGGCCGTCAGGGGCAGGGTGCACGTTTCACCTCGCGCAACGACAGCGCCTCGATCTCGCTTCTGGACAATGGCCCGATCAGCATGGGTCTGGCCGGCAAGCTGGTTTCCCCGCGCGACGAAGGCGATTCGGCCGACCTGAAGGGCATGACCCGCATCAAGCGCGGCGGGGAGCTGGGCGGTTTCGCCGAAGCCTATCCGACCGACTGGCTGCGCATTCGCGGCGAAGCCCGTCAGGGCATCCGCAGCCACAGCGGCGTGGTGGCGGATCTCAACGCCGATGTCTTCACCGATATCGCTCCCGGTATTCAGGTGTCCGTCGGCCCGCGCGCGACCTGGGTCAGCAGCAAATATAACGAGCGCTATTATGGCGTCAGCGCCGCCCAGACGGCGGCTGGTGCGCCTTCGCCCTATAGCCCGGGCGGCGGCCTGCATTCCGCCGGCGTTGGCGCAGCCATCACCTGGAAGGTCACCGAAAACGCGGAAGTTGGCTCGTTCGCGGAATATCGCCGCCTGATGGGCGATGCCGCCGACAGCTCGCTGGTGCGCGAACGCGGTTCGAAGAACCAGTTCATCGTCGGCGTTCAGGCCAGCTACAAGTTCAATTTCTCGCTGCCCTGA
- the ubiA gene encoding 4-hydroxybenzoate octaprenyltransferase, with translation MVHHSDLSDRVSDAPSNNWVYRILPRPLWPYAQLARWDRPIGWQLLMWPCFWAAALAANAAVATGGFSWGTLIWHLVLFFIGSVAMRGAGCTYNDLADHKIDMAVARTRSRPLPSGRVSRGQAKLFIVLQALAGLVVLLQFNGFAVITGIASLVFVAIYPFAKRFTNWPQFFLGLAFSWGALMGWAGQFGSLAWPAVLLYVGSIAWTIGYDTIYAHQDKEDDTAVGIGSTALLFGENTHRWLVVLYGTALVMIFLSFWTAGVNIIAYSGLAAAAIMLFRQVWVLDIDNVDQCLVLFKSNNRVGVLIFAGLILPLLLA, from the coding sequence ATGGTTCACCACAGCGATTTGTCAGACCGCGTTTCCGACGCGCCATCCAACAACTGGGTCTATCGGATTTTGCCGAGGCCCCTCTGGCCTTATGCGCAGCTGGCACGGTGGGATCGTCCCATTGGCTGGCAATTACTGATGTGGCCGTGTTTCTGGGCCGCAGCCCTCGCGGCCAATGCGGCAGTGGCGACTGGCGGCTTTTCCTGGGGCACGTTGATCTGGCATCTCGTGCTGTTCTTCATCGGATCGGTGGCGATGCGCGGCGCGGGCTGCACCTATAATGATCTCGCCGACCACAAGATCGACATGGCCGTGGCGCGCACCCGCTCGCGGCCGCTGCCATCGGGCCGGGTGAGCCGCGGGCAGGCCAAGCTCTTCATCGTGCTGCAGGCGCTTGCCGGGCTGGTTGTGCTTTTGCAGTTCAACGGTTTCGCTGTTATCACCGGCATAGCCTCGCTGGTCTTCGTGGCGATCTATCCCTTCGCCAAGCGCTTTACCAACTGGCCGCAATTTTTCCTCGGGCTCGCATTTTCCTGGGGTGCGCTGATGGGCTGGGCCGGGCAGTTCGGTTCTCTCGCCTGGCCGGCTGTCCTGCTTTATGTCGGTTCCATCGCCTGGACGATCGGTTATGATACAATCTACGCCCATCAGGACAAGGAAGACGACACGGCCGTGGGCATCGGCTCGACCGCGCTGCTGTTTGGAGAAAACACACATCGCTGGCTGGTTGTCCTTTATGGCACAGCCCTTGTCATGATTTTCCTGTCGTTCTGGACGGCGGGTGTTAACATTATTGCCTATAGTGGCCTTGCCGCTGCCGCCATCATGCTGTTCCGGCAGGTCTGGGTGCTCGATATCGACAACGTCGACCAATGCCTCGTGCTGTTCAAATCCAACAACCGTGTCGGCGTGCTGATTTTTGCCGGTCTCATCCTGCCGCTGCTGCTGGCGTAA
- a CDS encoding DUF6101 family protein: MTKTVLKPDWAVATLRLDPARFPQQVTYGKANGATDVAVTLDERGAVLRKVLTSSGLPLSFALPARAFKGVAARAIDHGDGQVTVTLELHHDDPDLCVPLLVAHDLYDIAADWRSWSEAYRIPMLMVEADGVARPLEEHLGKVRTQNTRPRRRHSYFADRRPRFLVRRSTGSLGMSMKIEGKEIIARS; the protein is encoded by the coding sequence ATGACCAAGACCGTTCTGAAGCCCGACTGGGCCGTCGCCACACTCAGGTTAGACCCGGCACGTTTTCCGCAACAGGTCACCTATGGAAAAGCCAATGGCGCGACTGATGTCGCCGTCACTCTCGATGAACGGGGCGCCGTTCTGAGAAAGGTTCTCACCTCTTCCGGCCTGCCTTTATCCTTCGCTTTGCCAGCCCGCGCCTTCAAGGGTGTTGCCGCCCGCGCCATCGACCATGGCGACGGTCAGGTCACCGTGACGCTGGAACTGCACCATGACGATCCGGACCTCTGCGTTCCGCTGCTGGTCGCTCATGATCTCTACGATATCGCCGCCGACTGGCGCAGCTGGTCCGAGGCCTACCGCATTCCCATGCTGATGGTGGAAGCCGATGGCGTTGCCCGCCCGCTGGAAGAACATCTCGGCAAGGTACGAACCCAGAATACCCGCCCGCGCCGTCGCCATTCCTATTTCGCGGATCGCCGCCCGCGCTTCCTCGTTCGCCGCTCCACCGGCTCGCTCGGCATGAGCATGAAGATCGAGGGCAAGGAAATCATCGCCCGCAGCTGA